The Chitinophagales bacterium genome has a segment encoding these proteins:
- a CDS encoding gliding motility-associated C-terminal domain-containing protein, producing MKKYLLILLFLWQFTSLADNCIPSFTTITITRQSELDSFPINYPNCTRVEGTLNIRGSDIVNLNGLNNLTYIYGLGITNASIQNLTGLDNIDTLVSIKINDCQNFISFLGLEGLLNSSSISVYNCDKLIHFNILFNSIKNLTTLKVSDCDLFVNFKGLDSLTSVIYLDIGGNEGLINFEGLESLIWADNFSVRYNKSLISFYGLKQFKKVSTSFSIDENDALMDFIGLDSINYIWSLNIKGNDNIVNLNGLQSLRYLNNLHVNYNKKIKNFIGLDSITKLYQSCYIGYNDNLQNFIGLHNIKSFPFLNINNNNKLSNLFGLSSVEYTYGLSIHNNDNLVSLVGIESLKEAYSLVQITHNDKLKILKGLQNLKKINDLNISNNSCLATIQHLNNSLKTDGDLYIQGNPNLNCCKVVDNILQNNPNITVNISNNAPDCSSLTAIQNAPNNCVPNLNYCCYNQFVTQYDTICKGDTYILPSGKVVRTTGTYQDTFPIGNCDSFITTYLTVVQGALTQKTISLCTGDAFVLSNGQAITTNGIYNDTIWHFNNCDSIVQYQISFGNAINPNPINISICHGSDYTLHNGQVVTTAGNYQDTIKNGSVKGCDSIFTIQLSIQPIIQQTVNATICSGTSYKLPNGNTTNIAGIYYDTVKTLLACDSLVITNLSVVGLQTKSQNISLCQGQTLKINNNIYNTSGQYIDTIKSINACDTVLTTNLTINAYPIVNLGADKTICQGDVITLNAGNSTSNIIWNTGSTSATIQVSTKGTYTVNVTSNNCTTKDTINIVVEDLFFVDLGNDQGLCPEKPIELIVNHSNAQYIWQDGSTNQNYIVNDTGIYHVTVTTNCNSSSDTVNIYSTICDCEFQIPNAFTPNNDGTNDFFGVVNDCGKVSNFQLQIFNRWGELLFVSNDEKVKWNGDYKNQTQPVDDYVFILQYIQNNNNYFKKGTFSLLK from the coding sequence TTGAAAAAATACCTTTTAATACTACTCTTCCTTTGGCAATTCACTTCTCTTGCAGATAATTGTATTCCAAGCTTCACTACCATTACTATAACCAGACAATCTGAATTAGATTCTTTTCCAATTAATTATCCAAATTGTACAAGAGTTGAAGGTACTTTGAATATTAGAGGAAGTGATATTGTCAACTTAAATGGATTGAATAACTTAACTTATATTTATGGATTAGGTATTACTAATGCAAGTATTCAGAACTTAACAGGTTTAGATAATATAGATACTTTAGTAAGTATAAAAATTAATGATTGTCAAAATTTTATCTCATTTTTAGGACTTGAAGGTCTATTAAATTCTTCAAGCATTAGTGTTTATAATTGTGATAAATTAATTCATTTCAATATTTTATTTAATAGTATTAAAAATTTGACAACATTAAAAGTGAGTGATTGCGATTTATTTGTGAATTTTAAAGGATTAGACTCATTGACCTCCGTTATATATTTAGATATAGGAGGTAACGAAGGTTTAATCAACTTTGAAGGATTAGAAAGTCTAATATGGGCAGATAATTTTAGTGTCAGATATAATAAGTCTTTGATTAGCTTTTATGGATTAAAACAATTTAAGAAAGTATCTACTTCATTTAGTATTGATGAAAATGATGCTTTAATGGATTTTATTGGCTTGGATAGTATAAATTATATATGGTCATTAAATATTAAAGGCAATGATAATATAGTTAATCTAAATGGACTTCAATCTCTAAGATATTTAAATAACTTACATGTAAATTATAATAAAAAAATAAAAAATTTTATAGGTTTGGATTCTATCACTAAATTATATCAATCTTGTTATATTGGATATAATGATAATTTACAAAACTTTATTGGCTTACATAATATTAAGAGTTTTCCTTTTCTAAATATTAATAATAATAATAAGCTGTCAAATCTTTTCGGACTTAGTAGTGTTGAGTATACTTATGGACTATCTATACATAATAATGATAACTTAGTTAGTTTAGTAGGGATAGAAAGTTTAAAAGAAGCATATTCTTTAGTTCAAATTACTCATAATGATAAATTAAAAATACTAAAAGGATTACAGAATTTAAAAAAAATTAATGATTTAAATATATCTAATAATAGTTGTTTAGCAACTATACAACACCTAAATAATTCCTTAAAAACAGATGGTGATTTATACATCCAAGGCAACCCAAACTTAAACTGTTGTAAAGTGGTAGATAATATACTACAAAACAATCCAAATATTACAGTCAATATTAGCAACAATGCACCAGATTGTAGTAGTTTAACAGCTATACAAAATGCACCTAATAATTGCGTACCAAATCTCAACTACTGTTGTTATAATCAATTCGTAACACAATACGATACTATTTGCAAAGGTGATACTTACATTTTACCAAGCGGAAAAGTGGTTAGAACTACAGGAACTTATCAAGATACTTTTCCTATTGGCAACTGCGATAGCTTTATTACTACTTATCTTACTGTAGTACAAGGTGCTTTAACACAAAAAACTATTTCATTATGCACTGGAGATGCATTTGTACTCAGCAACGGACAAGCTATTACTACTAATGGTATTTATAATGACACTATTTGGCATTTTAACAACTGTGATAGTATTGTACAGTATCAAATTTCGTTTGGCAATGCTATCAATCCCAATCCAATAAATATTTCTATTTGTCATGGAAGTGACTATACACTACACAATGGTCAAGTTGTTACTACAGCAGGAAATTATCAAGACACCATAAAAAATGGCAGTGTAAAAGGTTGCGATAGTATTTTTACTATTCAACTAAGCATACAACCAATTATTCAACAAACAGTTAATGCTACTATTTGTAGTGGAACTTCCTACAAATTACCAAACGGGAATACTACAAACATAGCAGGTATCTACTACGATACAGTCAAAACATTACTAGCATGCGATAGTTTAGTGATTACGAATCTAAGTGTGGTTGGCTTACAAACTAAATCGCAAAATATTAGTTTATGTCAAGGTCAAACACTTAAAATTAATAATAATATATATAACACTTCAGGTCAATATATCGATACAATAAAAAGTATCAATGCTTGTGATACTGTGCTAACAACAAATCTAACTATAAATGCATATCCAATAGTTAATTTGGGTGCAGACAAAACCATTTGTCAAGGCGATGTAATTACACTTAATGCAGGAAACAGTACATCTAACATTATTTGGAATACAGGAAGTACTAGTGCAACTATTCAAGTCAGTACTAAAGGAACTTACACTGTTAATGTTACGAGCAACAATTGTACTACAAAAGATACAATTAATATTGTGGTAGAAGATTTATTTTTTGTTGATTTAGGCAATGACCAAGGATTGTGTCCAGAAAAACCAATTGAGTTAATTGTAAACCATAGCAATGCACAATACATTTGGCAAGATGGAAGTACCAATCAAAATTATATAGTAAACGATACAGGAATTTATCATGTTACGGTTACTACTAACTGTAATTCAAGTTCAGATACAGTAAATATATATTCAACTATCTGCGATTGCGAATTTCAAATTCCAAATGCATTTACACCAAATAATGATGGCACTAACGATTTCTTTGGTGTAGTTAATGATTGTGGTAAAGTGAGCAACTTTCAATTACAAATTTTCAATAGGTGGGGAGAGTTGCTGTTTGTTTCAAATGATGAGAAAGTAAAATGGAATGGCGATTATAAAAATCAAACACAACCAGTGGACGACTATGTTTTTATTTTACAGTACATACAAAACAACAATAACTACTTTAAAAAAGGTACATTTTCTTTACTAAAATAA
- the floA gene encoding flotillin-like protein FloA (flotillin-like protein involved in membrane lipid rafts), which translates to MTTLMTVLAIILVVFVIIFVMLFMRYISMWISAKLSNVNIGFFQLFFMQLRNVPPRIIVDSMITAHKAGIPVNRDELEAHYLAGGRVSNVVKALISADKANIPLNFKEATAIDLAGRDVFEAVQLSVNPKVIESPPVTAVAKDGIQLIAKARVTVRANIRQLVGGAGEETILARVGEGIVTSIGSSVDHKQVLENPDSISKVVLNKGLDSGTAFEILSIDIADIDIGKNIGAILQMDQANADKNVSQAKAEERRAMAIAQEHEMKAKAQEARAKVILAEADIPLAIAEAFRSGNLGIMDYYKLQNIQADTKMRDNIAGEDDKPDNTKK; encoded by the coding sequence ATGACAACTTTAATGACCGTTTTGGCAATTATTCTAGTGGTATTCGTAATTATTTTTGTAATGCTGTTTATGCGTTACATTAGTATGTGGATTTCCGCAAAACTTTCTAATGTAAATATTGGATTTTTTCAACTCTTCTTTATGCAGTTGAGAAATGTGCCACCAAGAATAATCGTAGACAGTATGATTACAGCACACAAAGCTGGAATTCCTGTAAATAGAGATGAACTAGAAGCGCACTACTTAGCTGGTGGTAGAGTAAGTAATGTAGTAAAAGCACTAATTTCTGCCGATAAAGCAAACATTCCACTCAACTTTAAAGAAGCTACCGCAATAGATTTAGCTGGTAGAGATGTGTTTGAAGCAGTGCAGTTATCTGTAAATCCAAAAGTAATTGAATCACCACCAGTAACTGCAGTAGCCAAAGATGGTATTCAGCTAATTGCAAAAGCAAGAGTAACAGTAAGAGCAAATATTCGTCAGCTAGTTGGTGGTGCAGGAGAGGAAACCATTTTAGCAAGAGTTGGTGAAGGTATTGTTACGAGTATTGGTAGCTCTGTAGACCATAAGCAAGTACTAGAAAATCCAGATTCTATTTCTAAAGTAGTACTTAATAAAGGTTTGGATAGTGGAACAGCTTTCGAAATCTTATCTATTGATATTGCAGATATTGATATAGGTAAGAATATTGGAGCTATCTTACAAATGGATCAAGCTAATGCAGATAAAAATGTATCACAAGCAAAAGCAGAAGAAAGAAGAGCAATGGCAATTGCACAAGAGCATGAAATGAAAGCGAAAGCACAAGAAGCAAGAGCCAAAGTAATTTTAGCAGAAGCAGATATTCCATTGGCTATTGCAGAAGCATTTAGAAGTGGTAATTTAGGGATAATGGATTATTACAAACTTCAGAATATACAAGCAGATACTAAAATGCGAGATAATATTGCAGGCGAAGACGACAAACCAGACAATACGAAGAAATAG
- a CDS encoding flotillin-like FloA family protein: MDKTTIWAIILLVLIIFLVRKLMPYISIWLSAKLSEVNIDFLQLLFMRLRNVPPKIIVDSMITAHKAGIPVNRDELEAHYLAGGNVTDVVRALIYAKRANIPLEFKEATTIDLKDGDILTYVEKLILSKKQI; the protein is encoded by the coding sequence ATGGATAAAACAACAATTTGGGCAATAATTTTATTAGTATTAATAATTTTTTTAGTAAGGAAGTTAATGCCTTATATTAGTATATGGCTTTCTGCAAAATTATCTGAAGTTAATATTGACTTTTTGCAACTACTCTTTATGAGATTGAGAAATGTACCACCAAAGATAATAGTAGACAGTATGATTACAGCACACAAAGCTGGAATTCCTGTAAATAGAGATGAACTAGAAGCGCACTATTTAGCTGGTGGTAATGTTACAGATGTAGTAAGAGCTTTAATTTATGCAAAAAGAGCAAATATTCCTCTAGAGTTTAAAGAAGCTACTACGATAGATTTAAAAGATGGAGATATTTTAACTTATGTAGAAAAATTAATTTTAAGTAAAAAACAAATATAA